From the genome of Triticum aestivum cultivar Chinese Spring chromosome 3B, IWGSC CS RefSeq v2.1, whole genome shotgun sequence, one region includes:
- the LOC123065773 gene encoding uncharacterized protein has translation MAPLRIRSPLPRTVAPPGPFPFSASSCFFLFLAWPPLPRPLPRCPCSHRAPRAQPPRLRALPMSTPSTTSTSWSQEPLDRRDRCHLQPPATATSSMNSSPSLHPRPSRARLRHRDYETGDAAAQFDYGVDDPSSLPEQPDVGAQDPDATIDVEYYTGEAYYYVQAAGVDQE, from the exons ATGGCTCCTCTCCGGATAAGGAGCCCCCTCCCCCGAACCGTAGCACCCCCAGGACCTTTTCCCTTCTCCGCCTCGAGttgcttcttcctcttcctcgcatGGCCGCCTCTGCCGCGGCCATTGCCTCGCTGCCCCTGTAGCCACCGAGCTCCCCGCGCCCAGCCACCTCGTCTACGAGCTTTGCCGATGTCCACTCCTTCGACTACGTCCACCAGTTGGAGCCAGGAGCCCCTGGATCGCAGGGATCGATGTCATCTTCAACCTCCAGCCACCGCGACATCATCGATGAATTCGTCGCCGTCGCTCCACCCCCGACCTTCCCGAGCTCGCCTACGACATCGCG actacgagaccggcgatgctgctgcccagttcgactacggagttgacgacccctcctccttgccagagcaaccag acgttggagcccaggatccagacgccaccatcgacgtcGAGTACTACACTGGAGaagcctactactatgtgcaggccgctggcgtcgaccaggagtag